The DNA window ATATTCCTCTGTGCTCTGGACATCCTCCTCCAGTCGCTGCTTGTGGGAGATGGGTATCTCGACGATTTCTTTTATCTTTCCTGGCCGGGCGGTCATGACTGCTACCCGGTCTGCGAGGAAGACAGCCTCATCAATACTATGGGTAATGAAAATCACGGTCTTTTTTGTTTCATCTTTGATCCTGAGAAGATCCCGCTGCAGGATCTCCCGGGTCTGTGCATCAAGTGCAGCGAACGGTTCATCCATCAGAAGAACATCTGGATTCAGAGCCAATGCCCGTGCAATGGCAACACGCTGCTTCATTCCTCCGCTGAGTTCATAGGGATAACGGTTCTCAAATCCGGTTAGTCCGACAAGGGAGAGGTAATCTTTTGAAATAGCATGCCTCTTATCCTTTTCGATTTTTTGTGCTTCGAGACCGACCTCCACGTTCTCCTGGGCGGTTCTCCAGGGGAAGAGGGCATATTGCTGGAATACAATACCCCTATCGAGCCCCGGGCCCTTTACCTGCTTACCGTCAATGAAGATTTCGCCTTTGTCAGGTTGGGACAATCCGCCAACCATATCGAGAAATGTGGACTTCCCACATCCACTGGGGCCAATGATCACAAGGAACTCTCCGGTTTGTACATGCAAATTAATCTGTTCTAGGGCGATCAATTCACTACTGACTTCGGGATCTTCTGAGTTTCCATTACCGCGTATTTTGTATGATTTTCCGATATTCACAGCTCGTATTTCAGTCATATTCAACGTTCCGCTATTCCGTAGATGTAAGTATCGCGATTATGGTATTATATTGTCCGGAAATCAGCAATTTTTGACCCGATATTGTTGATTTCAATCGATTAACGGCAAACTATTAAGTCGGTACCTGTATAATAAACACAATTTTAACCATTTTCTAAGATTTTACTGTATCATGCAGGGCGAACTCGTCATTGGTATCGTTTTGGATACAGTACTCATTTGAGATAACTGCGGTAATTGTTGCTGATTTCTCCTGGAGGATATAGTGTCAAAACAACAGTATCCCTGTCTGGTGGTGATGATATGTTTCCAACATTATCCAAAATAAAGGAAGATTCAGGAAATTCTGAAAGCGGGAACGCAGTTACTCATGGTACGAAGAGTGAGTATTGGGGTACTATATCTGCCCTGAAAGGAGATGATTTTGTTTTTCCAAGTCCGGTGAATCTGCCGAAATGGCTGGAAAGCGCTGCGGACTGGCTGGGAGACGCCTCGTCTATTTTGGAAATCGGTCCTGGAAAAGCAGACCTTGCTTATAATGTAATCTCGGGGAAACGAAAGACCGGTCATTATTTTATCGCAGATCTCTCAGAGGGGATCCTGGAACATGCAAGGAACCGGCTTGATTCCGTCTCCTCCTCTATTGAAGTCACCTACATCCATGATGATCTGAATCTGCCGGAGGCCTTGCAGGAGATATCTGCAGGGTCCATCGATAAAGTTGTACTCATCAATGTCCTTGGATATCTTGATCCTGATGTTGCATTTCAAAATATTTCTCGGGTATTACGCCCAGGGGGATTCGTCAGATTGACGCATGGAGATCATAAATTTTTTACCCTTTACTCCAAGGAGCAACTTGTAGATATTCTGAACCGGAACGGATTCGCTCTGGAACAATTCAACTCGGTAATTATTCCATTAGAGTTCATTGAGAAGGTTCGCTCGATTCAGGGCGATGTCTGGAGTTTATCCCAACAGGAACTGGATCTGCTTCACAGGCACGGTGGCCGCCCGACTGTGGATCTCATTGCAAGAAAGAGTTAATTCGGTGGGAATAACTGGATATTTTTCCAACAACGACACACACATCTTTTTGATTCATCTTTCGGCTCTGTTGAAATTCCTTAACCTATTCTCATATGTTGCCCTTATTGATGTAAAGACCGAATCATAAGGGTTTAAATGAGAGATTCAACAATGTCCTCTTTCATTATTTTTTTAATATTATGATGTTTCGTTTGACCTGATCTGAATCCATCATTGGGGGAGGATCTGGTAAAAATCAAAAAAAGGGATTGTGGTTAAAAAGAGATTATTAATCATCACCTGAATGATCTACTTCTGGTAATATGGATTGAATTCATTTGTATAGACATCAGATGGTTTGATCTGTCCCTCCTTGAGAAGCCCTTCTTTAACCATGACATCTACCCAGAACTGGACATCCTGGTCATTAATAGTGGGGGGACTTCGAATTGCCCAGCCATTATGGAGTGCCGCCAGTTTCGTATTGCCGTTGTTCTTTTCAAGGTATTCTGCGAGAAGAACCTTTGACTGATCCCGGTTTTGTTTGTCCCATTCAATTGCCCGTGTTGTAGCATTGACAAACTTTCGTACAATATCCGGGTGCTCTTCGATGAAATCTGTGGACATGAATGTTGCAGATTTTACCTGATCGCCGGTTACTTCTGCATCTGTAAAGAGGGCACGAACCCCCCCATCTGATTCCGCTTTCTTCAGGTAATTTCCATTTGGTGCAATAACATCAACTTGACCCTGTCGTAAAACCTGTTCTTCATTTTCGATAGGGAGAACTACCAACTGGACATCAGATGGGGTCAGATTATGCTGATAGAGATATGCCCGGGTAACGAAATCTGCCTGAGCTCCCAGGGTGTTAACACCGATGGTCTTTCCCTTGAGATCACTTGCTGTTTTAATGGAACTCGTATTCAGAACGAGCCATTTGTAATCCGGTTCAGTTAAACTGGTTCCTATAGAGGGTACAACGACCTTGATTTTGGTTCCCTTTGCAATAGCATTTACAATCGCTGAGAACGCTGACCCCCCGACATCATTGCTTCCTGATGCAACAGTCATGATATTCTGGGGTCCTCCTGTCGAAGTGCCTGTCCGTTCGATGATGATACCGTTATCCCGGTAATATCCCAACTGGTCAGCCAGATCGATCACGGCAAGTGAAGACGAGAGCGGTGTTCGTAGGGTAAAAAAGTCCCCACTCTGATTTGTTGAAGTATTTCCGACGGTCTTGACATTGGACGAGTTTGTCGTCTGCGTACCACTGTTTCCTTGTATCTGGGTCGTTTTGGTATGGGGGGAACCCACTGTCCCGGTCAGGATTAGTCCGATGACGATACCTATAACAGCAATCGCAACAATTGCGGTGATTATAATTTTTAGTTTCTTTTTCATAGTATAATCTCCTTAAAAATTGGTTTTATTCTGGATCCCGTCAACAATGATCAATTTTATCCTGATATCATCTCAATAAAGGCTCCGAGTCGGGTCTTTGACTGTTCCTCTCCCAATAAACTGGGGCCTCCTCCAGCAGTTCCCGTATCCATGACCGGGATACCTGCTTCATCCCGCACAATATCACAGATCATCCTCGCAACAGAAGACTGGAAGTTGCACCCCCAGGTATGGGTAAAGATCAACCCATCAGCCCGAGATTTTTTCACCTGTTCAATGGTCCATGCTGCCCGTTCCTCGGTGGGAAGTTCCATTGGGAATGAGAGGATAGCCCTGGCGAGATTCCGATAAGGATTGTTTCCCCCTTCATCCACCAATGTGCTGATCTCACTCCACTGGTCATCTTTTCCAACGACAACGCCGTCAACACGGTCGATATGTCCAGGGTCGGCGCTTTCCGTCGCGGCCGGCCCGCAGATATAAATCCGTACCGGGTCATCTGCCACGCCGACACCTTTCACCCCGTTCCGAACCCGCTCCTGTAGTTCGGCGCATGCATCTTTCAGGACCGAATACGCTCCATTCGGATCGCCGCTGAACTCATTTCCGATTCTGAACAATCCGGCCGATGTATTTGATGTACCGACGAAATCCGAACTGTTGGTTGGAGGTACGGGGGCGTTCCACCAGAGGTGAACAATATTCTGAGTGAGTTTTCTGACCTTGTTCTCATACCGGATCTCCTCGGCAAGCACCTGATCGTTCACCTCTTTTCCTGACAATTCACTGACTTTTGCCGTCAGGTTCCGGAGCATTGTCTCAAGATAGTCAATTGCCCAGTCTTTTTCATTCTGTTGATCGATGGGATAATCGATCAGCATCAGGGGAATGTTCTCCTTAAAGTACGGTCCACGGGAAGCAGGGTTCAGATATGCTTCGACATTTTTACGATTCCGGTAGGATTCGACGAGGTACTGTTTGTCTGAACAGCGCAGACAGAGGTACGGTGCGACGAGATCGACGGGAACGATACCCCGCTGTGCAGTGACGTGAGCACCCACAATCGGGCACGATTCTGTGGAGATCAGTTTATTTCCAAACTCCAGTTTCTCCTTCCGGCTATTCCCCAGCTCATTGACTGTCTGTCCTTCAGTGAGATCATTTGCGAAACGTGAGATCAGGCCTGGACGCAGGGGGATTCCGCCGGCGGTGTAGTAAGGTTCAAAGGTCTGGCCACCCTGTGTGAAGATGATTGGTACCCCATTCTCGTGAGCGTTCAGAAGCCGGTCCTTGAGAGAGAGCCGAAGATATCTGCTCTTTATTCCGGTCAAAAATCCGATATCAGCAGATATTTGATCCCGAAAGTATGGATTGACCTCGTAGGCGTACGGGTACCTCCGGGGAGCATCCACGGTCATGAAATGCCAGATCTCTTCCGGGGTGACCGTTTTAGAGTACCGGAACTCGATATCACTGGTTTGCAGGAATCTTTCTTTCAGTGATTCGGGGTACTGGAACAGTTTGATAGCACTCTGCGTCATTATGGTAACCTCACTTCCTTTCCATCGAGGAATGGAATGTCCGAATTCAGACTCTTGGTATCAGTGACGAACGTACTACACAATGTTGTCATCATGACGACTATCATATGACTTAATTATTCTTGGACTGCCTTATTATCCTGAAGATATCAGTAATTATTGATGTATTTCGTCGACAACCTACAGATATCAGACAAACGTTACCTGTATGATTCGTTTTCTGTTCCCAATTCTCCAATCCCTGCTTAAAAAAGACAAAAAATCCAATATTCCGGCAGTAATTTCGGAAATGCGTGGATCCATCTGAATCATCTATTCCAGATCCTATTTTCAAAGAATTGATTTTATCCCGGCAGGATATATTATCGCGTTAAAATTATTCTTCATTCCCGACGAGTGTCTGATACGCTTATGGGAGACACTCCCAGTCTCTTAAAAAAGGTGATTGATGCATCAAAACAGAGAGATTTTACTCCTCAATTACGTTCATCTGGTTTTGACGCAATTGCAAACAGCGTTACATTTCCAAACTCGATAGAGGTCTGGTTATGGTGAGTTTCGAGTTCTCTGGTAATCTCCTGTCGGATCTCTTCTCTGATCTCTTTGGGGACCTTTTTCAACAGGAGCCCTGACCGATCCTTCTCTTCCAGATACTTCAGAAACTCCTCTGGGGAACCATACCGCCGTGGTGTGTTCCTCGGCTCGACAGAGATACCTGTAAAACCAGCGTCTGAAAAGAGATCATGAAGTTCTGGAGCCGTGACCCTTTTGATCCCTCTCTGCAGTTCATCCCCCCTTTCGATGTTGTATTTTGAAAACAGGGGATCTATCAGTGACCGTATCGTGTCTGGACTGTCTCTCTCTAGTGTCGTCATCCCCACCCGGCCCCCAGGCACGAGCACCCGGTATATCTCCTTGAGAGCAGATCTCTTGTCATCAACCCAGTGGAATGAGGAACAGAAATAGGCACGATTGATGGAATTGTCCGGTACCTCACCTAGATCCTCGGCCTGGCCCACCAGAAAGCGAACATTTTTTGTGGGTTCTCCAGCAAATTTTTTTCGAGCAAGTTCTATCCTTTGCGTGGATGGATCGATACCCGTCAGCCGGCCGGATGGTCCGATGATCTCCGAGACATTCAGGGCCTGCACCCCGGTCCCGCAGCCGACATCCAGCACGGAATCCCCCTTCTGGATCTTCAGAATCTCCATCAATGCTTTGCCTTTCCGAAACTGATGATCGCAGTTTTTGTCGTACCGGTCGGCACTCTCCGGGGATTCCCAGTCAATTTCGCTCATATTCATACACCTTTAATAATTTTTTATAAATTTGAGAAGGACCGTGTGATATCTCAAATAGGTCCATTATTTCAGTAATCATCCTGATATCATCTCGATAAATGCCGCGACCCGGGTCTTAGACTGCTCCTCCCCGAGTCCTGAGGAGTTTCCACTGTTATTTCCTGTATCCATGACTGGAACACCTACTTCATCCCTGATGATGTCGCAGATCATA is part of the Methanosphaerula palustris E1-9c genome and encodes:
- a CDS encoding class I SAM-dependent methyltransferase, which gives rise to MFPTLSKIKEDSGNSESGNAVTHGTKSEYWGTISALKGDDFVFPSPVNLPKWLESAADWLGDASSILEIGPGKADLAYNVISGKRKTGHYFIADLSEGILEHARNRLDSVSSSIEVTYIHDDLNLPEALQEISAGSIDKVVLINVLGYLDPDVAFQNISRVLRPGGFVRLTHGDHKFFTLYSKEQLVDILNRNGFALEQFNSVIIPLEFIEKVRSIQGDVWSLSQQELDLLHRHGGRPTVDLIARKS
- a CDS encoding ABC transporter ATP-binding protein; this translates as MTEIRAVNIGKSYKIRGNGNSEDPEVSSELIALEQINLHVQTGEFLVIIGPSGCGKSTFLDMVGGLSQPDKGEIFIDGKQVKGPGLDRGIVFQQYALFPWRTAQENVEVGLEAQKIEKDKRHAISKDYLSLVGLTGFENRYPYELSGGMKQRVAIARALALNPDVLLMDEPFAALDAQTREILQRDLLRIKDETKKTVIFITHSIDEAVFLADRVAVMTARPGKIKEIVEIPISHKQRLEEDVQSTEEYVRVRHILWATLKDEVDKAQELCRACPVTACSERASAPSLTSPNAGALKKIKA
- a CDS encoding class I SAM-dependent methyltransferase — translated: MSEIDWESPESADRYDKNCDHQFRKGKALMEILKIQKGDSVLDVGCGTGVQALNVSEIIGPSGRLTGIDPSTQRIELARKKFAGEPTKNVRFLVGQAEDLGEVPDNSINRAYFCSSFHWVDDKRSALKEIYRVLVPGGRVGMTTLERDSPDTIRSLIDPLFSKYNIERGDELQRGIKRVTAPELHDLFSDAGFTGISVEPRNTPRRYGSPEEFLKYLEEKDRSGLLLKKVPKEIREEIRQEITRELETHHNQTSIEFGNVTLFAIASKPDERN
- a CDS encoding 2-hydroxyacyl-CoA dehydratase family protein, which codes for MTQSAIKLFQYPESLKERFLQTSDIEFRYSKTVTPEEIWHFMTVDAPRRYPYAYEVNPYFRDQISADIGFLTGIKSRYLRLSLKDRLLNAHENGVPIIFTQGGQTFEPYYTAGGIPLRPGLISRFANDLTEGQTVNELGNSRKEKLEFGNKLISTESCPIVGAHVTAQRGIVPVDLVAPYLCLRCSDKQYLVESYRNRKNVEAYLNPASRGPYFKENIPLMLIDYPIDQQNEKDWAIDYLETMLRNLTAKVSELSGKEVNDQVLAEEIRYENKVRKLTQNIVHLWWNAPVPPTNSSDFVGTSNTSAGLFRIGNEFSGDPNGAYSVLKDACAELQERVRNGVKGVGVADDPVRIYICGPAATESADPGHIDRVDGVVVGKDDQWSEISTLVDEGGNNPYRNLARAILSFPMELPTEERAAWTIEQVKKSRADGLIFTHTWGCNFQSSVARMICDIVRDEAGIPVMDTGTAGGGPSLLGEEQSKTRLGAFIEMISG
- a CDS encoding ABC transporter substrate-binding protein, which codes for MKKKLKIIITAIVAIAVIGIVIGLILTGTVGSPHTKTTQIQGNSGTQTTNSSNVKTVGNTSTNQSGDFFTLRTPLSSSLAVIDLADQLGYYRDNGIIIERTGTSTGGPQNIMTVASGSNDVGGSAFSAIVNAIAKGTKIKVVVPSIGTSLTEPDYKWLVLNTSSIKTASDLKGKTIGVNTLGAQADFVTRAYLYQHNLTPSDVQLVVLPIENEEQVLRQGQVDVIAPNGNYLKKAESDGGVRALFTDAEVTGDQVKSATFMSTDFIEEHPDIVRKFVNATTRAIEWDKQNRDQSKVLLAEYLEKNNGNTKLAALHNGWAIRSPPTINDQDVQFWVDVMVKEGLLKEGQIKPSDVYTNEFNPYYQK